The genomic DNA CGGTTTTTTTCATTTGTTGGAGCAGTACCACAGACAATCCTCTGTGACAATGCCATAACCATTTATGGTAGACGGACAGATCGATATAATTCTTCCTTTCTTTTATGTGCTACTCATTATGGATTTGAACCTAAAGTCTGTGTTTGTGCGAGTCAGCATGAGATAGGTAGTTGTGAGAAATCGATCTCTGTTATTCGTAGAACAGAATTATGTGAAAAAATGCAGTTTGAACCACTCGATGAAGATAAGCTCCATCTGATAAGCAGTCTTAATAGTCTTAATCGCTACCCGGTCTATCGTCGAACAAAGATGTCGATTCAACTTTTAGAAGATGAGGGCCTATCTGCTACCTCTGCCGGCATTACTATAATATTCGAATTATGAGCTTCGGAATTCATCAATTAACCGGTAAGGATTTGTTATTGGTGAAATAGTATTACGAAATTTAAATAAATATATTTATATGTGATCTATTCAGAAATTATTTTATGAAGTGGGTAAAACTCTTCATTTTTTATGGGTGTATTCTACTCTTGTTATGTAACGTACTAGTAATTGCAGATAACGGAGTAACGGTGCTTGATATCGCTGCTCCATGGGATGCAAAAACCAGTGATCCACATGTCAATGGAGCAATTGCCCAACGTATGGGAACAACCGAAACTCTTGTAGATATTAATGATGAAGCAATGATTTCTCCAGGACTTGCAACATCATGGGAGGTTTCAGGCGATAAAAAAACATGGACGTTTCATCTTCGTGAAGGAGTTAAGTTTCATGATGGAACTCCCTTTACAGCACAGGCTATGAAAAAATCCCTCGAAGATTCCCTTAAAAAATCAAAAACATTCTCTAGTGTTCCGATTCAGGAGATAAAAGCAGTAAATGATAATACTCTAGAAATTGTTCTCACTCAATCATTCCCATCTCTCCCTGCATACATGGCAAAAGGAGAAAGTGCAGCATTATCTGAATCATCAATTGACCAGGGTGACATTTCAATCCCATACTCCACCGGGCCTTTTATCTTTAGTTCTTATTCACCCAACGAAAAATTTGTGGCAATAAAGAATCCGGATTACTGGGGAAAAGTACCTTCAGTTGACGAAGTAGTTTATCACGTTGTCCCTGAAGCTGAAACCAGGTCCCTGATGCTCCGAGGAGGAGATGTGGACATAGCACAGATTCTTACACCTACTATCACTGAAGGTTATTCATCCGATAGTTCATATACCATTAATACCGAGCCGATTTCACGTGTCAGACTCATTTCGTACAATTGCGAAGAGGGGCCCTTTGCTGATACAACCGTTCGACAGGCAATGAATTATGCAATCAACCGTCAGGATCTCATAGATTATGTTCTTGAAGGAGTCGGAGAACCAGCAACAAGTCTTTTCCCACCCACTATGTTCTGGGGTAATAAAAAAATTCAGCCATTTTCATATAATCCCGAAAAAGCAAAAACCATGCTTTCTGATGCAGGCTGGACAGATAGTAATAATGATGGTATCCTGGATAAGGATGGAGAAAAATTCTCAATTTCACTTGTAACATATACTGAACGTGCTGAACTCCCACCAATGGCTGAAATTATTCAGGATCAGTTGAAGAAAATTGGTATTGATGTTGAAGTCAAGGCTGTGGATATTGATACATCTGAAAATTTAAAAAACAGTGGCGATTTTGATATGTACCTCGGGGGACGTTCTTTGTTAAACGCTCCAGATCCAGACTGGATCCTAATGGCAGATTATCATTCATCAGGTTCATTCAATAATGGATATGGCCCGTACCATTGGAAAAATGAGGAACTTGACGATTTATTAACTCAGGCAAGAGAACTTACCGATTCAGCGGCCAGAAAAGAAATTTATGATAAAGTACAGCAGATCATCAATGATGAAGCTCCTGTTTCAGTCCTTAGTTATTATGTGAATCAGGATGTAACCTCTAAAAATGTGAAAGGATATCGCATGCATCCAACGGAATTTGCATTCCATCTTGAAGATGTATCTCTATCCTAATTCTCTTTTTCATCTGTATTATGCCTTCATTTATTCTTATTCGATTTCTTCAGACAATTCCTGTTTTAATTGGTATTACTTTTATTGTCTTTACTTTACTTCTTTTCTCTCCTGGTGATCCTGCAGTAATTAATCTTCGAGCCGTTATGAATACCGAGCACCCACCACAAGAAGCCATTACAGCGATGAGAATTGAAATGAACCTAGATAAACCCTGGTATATCCAGTACTGGTCCTGGATTTCACGAGTGATGTCCGGAGATATGGGCTATTCTTATCAAAGTCGGAGAAGTACAATTGAAGAGATTGGACGTGCATTTCCGGTAACACTAATTTTATCAACGATGGCAATGGTTTTTTCCTGTGTTATTGCTATCCCCCTTGGAATTTTATCCGGA from Methanospirillum hungatei JF-1 includes the following:
- a CDS encoding ABC transporter substrate-binding protein, producing the protein MKWVKLFIFYGCILLLLCNVLVIADNGVTVLDIAAPWDAKTSDPHVNGAIAQRMGTTETLVDINDEAMISPGLATSWEVSGDKKTWTFHLREGVKFHDGTPFTAQAMKKSLEDSLKKSKTFSSVPIQEIKAVNDNTLEIVLTQSFPSLPAYMAKGESAALSESSIDQGDISIPYSTGPFIFSSYSPNEKFVAIKNPDYWGKVPSVDEVVYHVVPEAETRSLMLRGGDVDIAQILTPTITEGYSSDSSYTINTEPISRVRLISYNCEEGPFADTTVRQAMNYAINRQDLIDYVLEGVGEPATSLFPPTMFWGNKKIQPFSYNPEKAKTMLSDAGWTDSNNDGILDKDGEKFSISLVTYTERAELPPMAEIIQDQLKKIGIDVEVKAVDIDTSENLKNSGDFDMYLGGRSLLNAPDPDWILMADYHSSGSFNNGYGPYHWKNEELDDLLTQARELTDSAARKEIYDKVQQIINDEAPVSVLSYYVNQDVTSKNVKGYRMHPTEFAFHLEDVSLS